The sequence below is a genomic window from Thiovulum sp. ES.
AATGTATGCCGAAATATCGAGAAAATTTAAGTGAATTTTTGGAGACAAAAAAGGAAAATCTGTGTTCAGATTGCCATCGAAGAATAGAGACAAATCCAATTCGGACACTAGATTGTAAAGTGGAAAAGTGTCAAAATGAACTTTCGGATGCACCAAAAATTGCGGATAATTTATGTGAGAGTTGTGATACTGATTTTGAGACACTAAAACGGGTTTTGGAAAAAAGCAATGTGGAATTTGAAGAGGATAAAAATCTTGTTCGTGGTTTGGATTATTACACAAAGACGGCTTTTGAATTTGTGTCAAATGAAATTGGTAGTCAAAATGCGATTGCGGGTGGCGGACGATACGACAGACTTGTAGAATTTCTTGGCGGAAAAGAGACACCTGCGGTAGGTTTTGCACTTGGAATTGAGCGAATTCTTGATTTGGTAAAAATTCCTGAAATTGAAAAAGAGGGCTACTATTTTGGAGTTTTGGACGAAAAAGATTTTGAGAAACTCTATATTTTGGCGAGTGAAAAGCGACAAAATAAAAAAGTCTATATTGAAATGAAAAAGCGGAGTTTGAATAAACATTTGCAAAATGCTGATAAATTAGGTTTTCGATTTTGTGCAATTCTTGGTAGCGATGAGATCGAAAACGGAACAATTTGGGTTCGTGATTTGCAAAATGGAAATGATGAAACATTTTCACAAGATTCGTTTTAAAAAAGGTCTTTTCTGAAATCGATAAATATAGTTTTAATTGAACCAGACATTCCATTTAATACAGGTGCAATTGGTCGTTTAGCAGTCAATACAAATTCAAAATTGCACCTCATCAAACCACTCGGTTTTGATATTTCTGACAAAGCAATAAAAAGAGCTGGGCTTGACTATTGGAAAAAATTAAATCCAACAGTTTGGGAAAATTTTGATGAATTTTTAGATTCTGTTCCAGATAAAAAGAGAATGTTTTTTGCAACGACAAAAACAGAAAAATTATATTTTCAAAACTCTTTTAATGAGGGAGATTACATTCTTTTTGGTAGTGAAAGTCGCGGGATTTCAGCTCACATTCTACAAGAATTTAAAAATCAAACAATCACTATTCCAATGGGAAAAGAGGGACGAAGTCTAAATTTGGCAATGAGTGTCTCAATCATTCTCTACAAAGCAATTGAGCAAAACATCGAAATACTCGAATAAGCTTTTAATTAGTTAAAATTCTGAAAAAAGAGAATCATGTTAGACACTCAAATTGTTTCAGTTGAAGAAGCAGAAAAAATTCTTTCTGAAGAAAAAGCAACAATTGTATATTTCACTTCTCCAAAATGTAATGTTTGCAAATCTTTACGACCAAAAGTTATGGAATTGATGAAAAGTGAATTTCCAGACATGGGACGATATTTTGTAGATGCTTCAGTATCTGAAGATGTCTCTGCAAAATTTACAGTTTTTGCTGTTCCAACAATTCTTGTATTTTTAGAGGGTCGAGAATTTGCACGAGAATCTAGAAATATGAGTCCAATGGGACTTGCTGAAAAAATCCGACGACCTTACGAAATTATGAACTCTTAAATCCAAATTCTAATTTTTTGTGTGAAAAACAGAAAATTAGAATTGAAAAAAATCACTTTAAAAAACAAATTTTCCTGTTCTATTGTAGAATTAAAAAACAATAATGGAAGTTCTTTGAGAATATTTCTACTAATCTTAATTTCAGGATATTTAATGGCAAGTTCAATTCCAGAATTTCAGCAAAAAGAGTTGAAAAATGGTTTGCAAATTCTAGTTGTTCCACTCAAAAATGGTAGTGGAGTTATAAACACAAACATAGTTTATCAAGTTGGCTCGAGAAACGAGATTATGGGAAAAAGTGGAATTGCACACATGCTTGAACACTTGAATTTCAAATCTACAAAAAACATGAAAACGGGTGAATTTGACGAAATCGTAAAAGGTTTTGGCGGATTAAATAATGCATCAACAAGTTTTGACATCACAAACTATTTTATTAAAAGTTCCGCTCAAAATTTGGATAAGTCATTAGAACTTTTTGCGGACATGATGGCAAATCTGAATTTAAAAGATGAAGAGTTTCAGTCAGAAAGAGATGTTGTTTTAGAAGAGCGATATTGGAGAACTGACAATTCGCCGTTTGGTCTTTTGTATTTCACAATTTTCAACAATGCTTTTGTGTATCACCCGTATCACTGGACTCCGATTGGGTTTATAAATGATATTAAGAGTTGGAAAATTGAAGATATTCGGGATTTTTGGCAAACTTATTACCAGCCGAAAAATGCTTTTGTAATTGTTACGGGAGATGTAGAAGCCGATGAGGTCTTCTCAAAAGTTGAAAAGTGGTTTGGAAAAATTGAGAACAAACGGGAGATTCCAACTCGAAAATATTCAGAGCCTGAGCAACTTGGTGCAAAACGAGTCTATATCAACAAAGAGACAAAAGTCGAATATTTTGCACTCGGTTTCAAAATTCCTGATTTTAAAAATCCAGACCAAACTGAACTTTCGATAATTTCGGAACTCTTTTCGTCTGGTCGTTCGAGTCGTCTTTACAAAAGACTTGTGATTGAGAAAAAGTTGGCTTCTGTAATTTACAGTTATCCGATGGATAGCATTGATGAAAATCTTTTCCTGTTTATGGCACTTGGAAACGGTGGAGTTTCTGCTGAAGATCTTGAAAAAGAGGTTTGGATTGAAATTGAAAAATTGAAAAACGAACTTGTTTCAGAAAAAGAGCTAGAAAAAGTGAAAACAAATGTGAAATCTGATTTCATTTACTCTTTTGAGAAATCGATGGAAACAGCTCAAATTTTTGCTCAATATTTTGCAAAAGGTGATTTAGAACCACTCTTAAAATATGAAGAACGAGTGATGAAAAGTTCAGCTGAAAAAATTCAGGAAGTCGCAAAAAAATATTTTATCAAAAAGAATTCAACAACAGTTATTTACAAAAAGTAAATACCCGTGTCATGTTCGGACTTGTTCTGAAACGAATTCAGGACTTGCTCTGAACACCATTTTTTCCAAGAATCAAGAAGAGGAAATTAAAGAATTGTGGAAATTTTCCACTTTAGTTGGTTGAATTTATTTCCAATTTCAAGGCAGAATTCTTTTCCATCTTATAGAAACAGAAATAGAAAAAATTTCAAGCAAAATTAATTTAAAAAGGATTGGAATGGGCGAAACTATTTCAGCAATTTCAACAGCTCATGGAGTTGGTGCAATTTCAATAGTTCGAGTGAGCGGAAAAAATGCTTTGCAAATTGCATCTAAAATTTGTCGAGTCGAGGAAAGATTTTTTCAACCCCGTTTTGCACATCTACTAACAATTTATAATTCAAGTGGCGAAAAATTGGATCGGGGAATTGTTATTTATTTTAAAAACCCGAACTCTTTTACTGGTGAAGATATTGTTGAATTCCAGACTCACGGCGGAGTTGTTTTATCGAAAATGATTTTAAAAGAGACACTTTTTTTTGGTGCAAGACCTGCAAGAGGTGGTGAATTTTCACAAAGAGCTTTTTTAAATGGAAAAATGGATATGACCGAAGTCGAAGCAGTTGGAAACCTCATCGAGGCTAAAAGTGAAGAAGCTGTAAAAGAACTTTCAAAACAACTGCACGGCGAATTGAAAAACCTAGTCTCAAAAATCCGAAGCGAATTACTAAATATTTTGGCACACTCTGAAGTTACAATTGATTATGCAGAAGAGGATTTACCTGAAGATATCGAGGAAAGTATCGAACAAAAATTATCTGAAATTGAAAAGGAATTAAAATCGCTTT
It includes:
- a CDS encoding putative rRNA methylase SpoU family (PFAM: SpoU rRNA Methylase family~TIGRFAM: rRNA methylase, putative, group 2) codes for the protein MHLIKPLGFDISDKAIKRAGLDYWKKLNPTVWENFDEFLDSVPDKKRMFFATTKTEKLYFQNSFNEGDYILFGSESRGISAHILQEFKNQTITIPMGKEGRSLNLAMSVSIILYKAIEQNIEILE
- a CDS encoding putative Zn-dependent peptidase (PFAM: Peptidase M16 inactive domain; Insulinase (Peptidase family M16)), translating into MASSIPEFQQKELKNGLQILVVPLKNGSGVINTNIVYQVGSRNEIMGKSGIAHMLEHLNFKSTKNMKTGEFDEIVKGFGGLNNASTSFDITNYFIKSSAQNLDKSLELFADMMANLNLKDEEFQSERDVVLEERYWRTDNSPFGLLYFTIFNNAFVYHPYHWTPIGFINDIKSWKIEDIRDFWQTYYQPKNAFVIVTGDVEADEVFSKVEKWFGKIENKREIPTRKYSEPEQLGAKRVYINKETKVEYFALGFKIPDFKNPDQTELSIISELFSSGRSSRLYKRLVIEKKLASVIYSYPMDSIDENLFLFMALGNGGVSAEDLEKEVWIEIEKLKNELVSEKELEKVKTNVKSDFIYSFEKSMETAQIFAQYFAKGDLEPLLKYEERVMKSSAEKIQEVAKKYFIKKNSTTVIYKK
- a CDS encoding thioredoxin domain-containing protein (PFAM: Thioredoxin), whose amino-acid sequence is MLDTQIVSVEEAEKILSEEKATIVYFTSPKCNVCKSLRPKVMELMKSEFPDMGRYFVDASVSEDVSAKFTVFAVPTILVFLEGREFARESRNMSPMGLAEKIRRPYEIMNS
- a CDS encoding histidyl-tRNA synthetase (PFAM: Anticodon binding domain; tRNA synthetase class II core domain (G, H, P, S and T)~TIGRFAM: histidyl-tRNA synthetase); the protein is MKNIQSLRGMNDIHGEISEKFIYIISVAEKVAKRYGFQYLETPLLEETALFKRSVGESSDIVGKEMYQFTDKGGNDVSLRPEGTAGVVRSFIQNKFDKRGGKEKVFYHGAMFRYERPQKGRLRLFHQFGCESFGESSVFEDVSIILMIKDIFDELGIGFKLKINSLGCSECMPKYRENLSEFLETKKENLCSDCHRRIETNPIRTLDCKVEKCQNELSDAPKIADNLCESCDTDFETLKRVLEKSNVEFEEDKNLVRGLDYYTKTAFEFVSNEIGSQNAIAGGGRYDRLVEFLGGKETPAVGFALGIERILDLVKIPEIEKEGYYFGVLDEKDFEKLYILASEKRQNKKVYIEMKKRSLNKHLQNADKLGFRFCAILGSDEIENGTIWVRDLQNGNDETFSQDSF